One Vespula pensylvanica isolate Volc-1 chromosome 3, ASM1446617v1, whole genome shotgun sequence DNA window includes the following coding sequences:
- the LOC122627803 gene encoding oocyte zinc finger protein XlCOF6-like isoform X3, with translation MTNRSNYLCRVCLSSSNDNQRIFSTNESAHETRDKSVHDLSEKIRLCGGIEVLENDGLPEHICIKCISRVNAAHELREQCQRADAKLRELYGKAIKTGNALRYATVKDQYCQTDKCFQVLTEEADSRSSLRKDLVVCNNDSSPLSLKSTVPVSNEFNDNPKTDNEISPDMDNKFERSMQELSVVKREAYRTRRLTMFKRVTSMENLRNHKERQRQYIKKNGNAKHDAAEKDGPINTESACNKVARVSVADSELNLECPRCDRSYSSKKSLERHILTHDEKELKCEKCEKQFFHVDKLLQHGKHHRSKQKSNLVPCKICNKSFRKTDTMVRHLNVHKRVNPKEVFSILKEIRDRRKLENSVQSLEINNRLVPSVQDQKNVEDRKAFDSGVNDPIKNLTKQVSDAEEKIDNFYTSSSDSNSDNKSDSFDKVPLYRCKHCNKCYSAERSLQRHLLMHDEKKFVCNVCNMKFFRQDRLKSHRDRYGHDEDKDCSIPQKPPDDKSAIKLINSWIREELDSDNEGKGFPCEICGKSYDTKKSLLKHQTNAHDVQEENCASCGKECGCAVKRKGTRKSNEKVKIFTCMECNKTFEKEIKLQRHMRIHERTKEQQDSNFKRFLCHICSKTFRQNTGLMFHMRTHTGYKPHVCKYCGRGFTSNSNCINHERTHTGDRPFVCHFCSAAFAKSCTLKAHITTHTGEANYHCKTCGKSFRRLKYLKEHRFTHTGEKPYACKICGTAYSHSGSLFVHEKKCKAQYNNYQATPTPNTQDYGQPQGNVCASTPVIAPIVSTLPQSHLSNIGGSLSSQANKSYMDSVQRMNAHAAAAAAAAVVGTSSLHVHPSPDIPDVASAVRNIAIIGQVFYS, from the exons ATGACAAACCGAAGTAACTATTTATGTCGCGTTTGTCTCTCGTCGAGCAACGATAATCAACGCATCTTTTCCACGAACGAAAGTGCGCACGAGACGAGAGACAAGAGCGTGCACGACTTGTCGGAAAAGATACGATTGTGCGGAGGTATCGAG GTTCTCGAGAACGACGGATTACCGGAGCATATCTGTATAAAATGTATCTCGAGGGTCAACGCGGCCCACGAACTCAGGGAACAATGTCAACGCGCGGATGCGAAGCTGAGAGAATTATATGGCAAAGCGATCAAGACTGGTAACGCTTTGAGATATGCCACGGTAAAA gATCAATATTGTCAAACCGACAAATGTTTTCAAGTTCTGACGGAAGAAGCAGACAGTCGTTCTTCTTTACGCAAGGACTTGGTCGTTTGTAATAACGACAGTTCTCCCCTGTCTCTAAAAAGTACTGTGCCAGTATCAAATGAATTCAACGATAATCCTAAGACCGATAATGAGATATCGCCGGATATGGATAATAAGTTTGAGCGGTCGATGCAAGAGTTATCTGTCGTCAAAAGAGAAGCTTATCGTACGAGAAGATTGACGATGTTCAAAAGAGTTACCTCGATGGAAAATTTGAGAAATCacaaagaaagacaaaggcagtatataaagaaaaatggtaaTGCGAAACACGACGCTGCTGAAAAAGACGGGCCTATAAATACTGAAAGCGCGTGTAATAAGGTAGCCAGAGTTTCTGTTGCGGATTCTGAATTAAATCTCGAATGTCCTCGATGTGACAGATCTTATTCCAGTAAGAAATCTTTGGAGAGGCATATTTTAACTCACGACGAAAAGGAACTCAAATGCGAAAAGTGCGAGAAACAATTCTTTCACGTCGACAAATTACTCCAACACGGTAAACATCACAGGTCGAAACAAAAGTCAAATTTGGTACCGTgcaaaatatgtaataaaagttttagGAAAACCGACACTATGGTACGGCATTTGAATGTTCACAAAAGAGTCAATCCTAAGGAAGTATTTTCtatattgaaagaaatcaGGGATAGGAGAAAGCTGGAAAACAGCGTGCAATCTTTAGagattaataatcgattagtCCCTTCCGTACAAGATCAGAAAAATGTAGAAGATAGAAAGGCGTTCGATAGCGGCGTCAACGatccgataaaaaatttaacgaaacaaGTATCGGACGCAGAggagaaaatcgataatttttatacgtcCAGTTCTGATTCTAATAGCGACAATAAATCCGATTCTTTCGACAAGGTACCACTTTATCGTTGCAAACATTGCAACAAATGTTATTCCGCGGAAAGGTCCCTTCAGCGTCATCTGTTGATGcacgacgaaaagaaatttgtatgcAATGTTTGTAACATGAAATTCTTTCGGCAGGACAGACTTAAGAGCCATAGAGACAGATATGGACACGACGAGGATAAAGATTGTTCTATACCTCAAAAACCACCGGACGACAAGTCGgccattaaattaataaacagtTGGATCAGAGAAGAATTAGATTCCGATAACGAAGGGAAGGGTTTCCCTTGCGAGATCTGTGGTAAATCTTACGACACGAAGAAATCGTTGTTGAAACATCAGACCAACGCTCACGATgtacaagaagaaaattgtgCAAGCTGCGGTAAGGAATGTGGGTGTGCTGTCAAGCGTAAAGGAACTCGGAAAAGTAACGAAAAGGTGAAAATTTTTACGTGCATGGAATGCAATAAAACCTTTGAAAAGGAAATCAAGTTACAAAGGCATATGCGAATACACGAACGTACGAAAGAACAACAAGATTCGAATTTCAAAAGGTTTTTGTGTCATATTTGTAGCAAAACTTTCAGACAAAATACAGGTCTTATGTTTCACATGAGAACCCATACAGGATACAAGCCTCATGTTTGTAAGTATTGCGGACGAGGATTTACGTCAAATTCAAATTGTATTAATCATGAGAGAACGCACACCGGCGACAGGCCATTCGTCTGCCACTTTTGTAGCGCTGCTTTTGCTAAATCTTGCACTCTCAAGGCGCACATCACTACGCATACCGGCGAAGCCAATTATCACTGCAAAACTTGCGGCAAGTCTTTCAGAAGATTAAAATACTTGAAGGAACATAGATTCACCCATACGGGGGAGAAACCGTATGCGTGCAAAATATGTGGCACGGCTTACAGCCATTCCGGGAGCTTGTTCGTTcacgaaaagaaatgtaaagcCCAGTACAATAATTATCAAGCCACGCCGACTCCAAATACGCAAGATTACGGACAACCTCAGGGAAATGTCTGCGCGAGCACGCCGGTTATTGCTCCTATTGTTTCAACGCTGCCGCAATCTCATTTAAGTAATATCGGTGGTAGTTTAAGTTCTCAAGCGAATAAAAGTTATATGGACAGCGTTCAAAGGATGAACGCGCATGCTGCTGCCGCCGCAGCTGCGGCCGTAGTCGGTACGTCTTCGTTGCATGTACATCCTAGTCCGGATATTCCAGACGTAGCATCGGCAGTAAGAAACATCGCTATCATCGGACAAGTATTTTACTCTTAA
- the LOC122627803 gene encoding zinc finger protein 569-like isoform X1 has protein sequence MTNRSNYLCRVCLSSSNDNQRIFSTNESAHETRDKSVHDLSEKIRLCGGIEVLENDGLPEHICIKCISRVNAAHELREQCQRADAKLRELYGKAIKTGNALRYATVKDQYCQTDKCFQVLTEEADSRSSLRKDLVVCNNDSSPLSLKSTVPVSNEFNDNPKTDNEISPDMDNKFERSMQELSVVKREAYRTRRLTMFKRVTSMENLRNHKERQRQYIKKNGNAKHDAAEKDGPINTESACNKVARVSVADSELNLECPRCDRSYSSKKSLERHILTHDEKELKCEKCEKQFFHVDKLLQHGKHHRSKQKSNLVPCKICNKSFRKTDTMVRHLNVHKRVNPKEVFSILKEIRDRRKLENSVQSLEINNRLVPSVQDQKNVEDRKAFDSGVNDPIKNLTKQVSDAEEKIDNFYTSSSDSNSDNKSDSFDKVPLYRCKHCNKCYSAERSLQRHLLMHDEKKFVCNVCNMKFFRQDRLKSHRDRYGHDEDKDCSIPQKPPDDKSAIKLINSWIREELDSDNEGKGFPCEICGKSYDTKKSLLKHQTNAHDVQEENCASCGKECGCAVKRKGTRKSNEKVKIFTCMECNKTFEKEIKLQRHMRIHERTKEQQDSNFKRFLCHICSKTFRQNTGLMFHMRTHTGYKPHVCKYCGRGFTSNSNCINHERTHTGDRPFVCHFCSAAFAKSCTLKAHITTHTGEANYHCKTCGKSFRRLKYLKEHRFTHTGEKPYACKICGTAYSHSGSLFVHEKKCKAQYNNYQATPTPNTQDYGQPQGNVCASTPVIAPIVSTLPQSHLSNIGGSLSSQANKSYMDSVQRMNAHAAAAAAAAVVGTSSLHVHPSPDIPDVASAVRNIAIIGQKIAFPICSFHDGTYRLYVERGGNSNRVLYYRS, from the exons ATGACAAACCGAAGTAACTATTTATGTCGCGTTTGTCTCTCGTCGAGCAACGATAATCAACGCATCTTTTCCACGAACGAAAGTGCGCACGAGACGAGAGACAAGAGCGTGCACGACTTGTCGGAAAAGATACGATTGTGCGGAGGTATCGAG GTTCTCGAGAACGACGGATTACCGGAGCATATCTGTATAAAATGTATCTCGAGGGTCAACGCGGCCCACGAACTCAGGGAACAATGTCAACGCGCGGATGCGAAGCTGAGAGAATTATATGGCAAAGCGATCAAGACTGGTAACGCTTTGAGATATGCCACGGTAAAA gATCAATATTGTCAAACCGACAAATGTTTTCAAGTTCTGACGGAAGAAGCAGACAGTCGTTCTTCTTTACGCAAGGACTTGGTCGTTTGTAATAACGACAGTTCTCCCCTGTCTCTAAAAAGTACTGTGCCAGTATCAAATGAATTCAACGATAATCCTAAGACCGATAATGAGATATCGCCGGATATGGATAATAAGTTTGAGCGGTCGATGCAAGAGTTATCTGTCGTCAAAAGAGAAGCTTATCGTACGAGAAGATTGACGATGTTCAAAAGAGTTACCTCGATGGAAAATTTGAGAAATCacaaagaaagacaaaggcagtatataaagaaaaatggtaaTGCGAAACACGACGCTGCTGAAAAAGACGGGCCTATAAATACTGAAAGCGCGTGTAATAAGGTAGCCAGAGTTTCTGTTGCGGATTCTGAATTAAATCTCGAATGTCCTCGATGTGACAGATCTTATTCCAGTAAGAAATCTTTGGAGAGGCATATTTTAACTCACGACGAAAAGGAACTCAAATGCGAAAAGTGCGAGAAACAATTCTTTCACGTCGACAAATTACTCCAACACGGTAAACATCACAGGTCGAAACAAAAGTCAAATTTGGTACCGTgcaaaatatgtaataaaagttttagGAAAACCGACACTATGGTACGGCATTTGAATGTTCACAAAAGAGTCAATCCTAAGGAAGTATTTTCtatattgaaagaaatcaGGGATAGGAGAAAGCTGGAAAACAGCGTGCAATCTTTAGagattaataatcgattagtCCCTTCCGTACAAGATCAGAAAAATGTAGAAGATAGAAAGGCGTTCGATAGCGGCGTCAACGatccgataaaaaatttaacgaaacaaGTATCGGACGCAGAggagaaaatcgataatttttatacgtcCAGTTCTGATTCTAATAGCGACAATAAATCCGATTCTTTCGACAAGGTACCACTTTATCGTTGCAAACATTGCAACAAATGTTATTCCGCGGAAAGGTCCCTTCAGCGTCATCTGTTGATGcacgacgaaaagaaatttgtatgcAATGTTTGTAACATGAAATTCTTTCGGCAGGACAGACTTAAGAGCCATAGAGACAGATATGGACACGACGAGGATAAAGATTGTTCTATACCTCAAAAACCACCGGACGACAAGTCGgccattaaattaataaacagtTGGATCAGAGAAGAATTAGATTCCGATAACGAAGGGAAGGGTTTCCCTTGCGAGATCTGTGGTAAATCTTACGACACGAAGAAATCGTTGTTGAAACATCAGACCAACGCTCACGATgtacaagaagaaaattgtgCAAGCTGCGGTAAGGAATGTGGGTGTGCTGTCAAGCGTAAAGGAACTCGGAAAAGTAACGAAAAGGTGAAAATTTTTACGTGCATGGAATGCAATAAAACCTTTGAAAAGGAAATCAAGTTACAAAGGCATATGCGAATACACGAACGTACGAAAGAACAACAAGATTCGAATTTCAAAAGGTTTTTGTGTCATATTTGTAGCAAAACTTTCAGACAAAATACAGGTCTTATGTTTCACATGAGAACCCATACAGGATACAAGCCTCATGTTTGTAAGTATTGCGGACGAGGATTTACGTCAAATTCAAATTGTATTAATCATGAGAGAACGCACACCGGCGACAGGCCATTCGTCTGCCACTTTTGTAGCGCTGCTTTTGCTAAATCTTGCACTCTCAAGGCGCACATCACTACGCATACCGGCGAAGCCAATTATCACTGCAAAACTTGCGGCAAGTCTTTCAGAAGATTAAAATACTTGAAGGAACATAGATTCACCCATACGGGGGAGAAACCGTATGCGTGCAAAATATGTGGCACGGCTTACAGCCATTCCGGGAGCTTGTTCGTTcacgaaaagaaatgtaaagcCCAGTACAATAATTATCAAGCCACGCCGACTCCAAATACGCAAGATTACGGACAACCTCAGGGAAATGTCTGCGCGAGCACGCCGGTTATTGCTCCTATTGTTTCAACGCTGCCGCAATCTCATTTAAGTAATATCGGTGGTAGTTTAAGTTCTCAAGCGAATAAAAGTTATATGGACAGCGTTCAAAGGATGAACGCGCATGCTGCTGCCGCCGCAGCTGCGGCCGTAGTCGGTACGTCTTCGTTGCATGTACATCCTAGTCCGGATATTCCAGACGTAGCATCGGCAGTAAGAAACATCGCTATCATCGGACAA AAAATCGCCTTTCCGATCTGCAGCTTTCACGATGGCACATATCGATTATATGTTGAGCGCGGAGGAAACTCTAACCGCGTACTTTATTACCGAAGTTAA
- the LOC122627803 gene encoding zinc finger protein 569-like isoform X2 — protein sequence MTNRSNYLCRVCLSSSNDNQRIFSTNESAHETRDKSVHDLSEKIRLCGGIEVLENDGLPEHICIKCISRVNAAHELREQCQRADAKLRELYGKAIKTGNALRYATDQYCQTDKCFQVLTEEADSRSSLRKDLVVCNNDSSPLSLKSTVPVSNEFNDNPKTDNEISPDMDNKFERSMQELSVVKREAYRTRRLTMFKRVTSMENLRNHKERQRQYIKKNGNAKHDAAEKDGPINTESACNKVARVSVADSELNLECPRCDRSYSSKKSLERHILTHDEKELKCEKCEKQFFHVDKLLQHGKHHRSKQKSNLVPCKICNKSFRKTDTMVRHLNVHKRVNPKEVFSILKEIRDRRKLENSVQSLEINNRLVPSVQDQKNVEDRKAFDSGVNDPIKNLTKQVSDAEEKIDNFYTSSSDSNSDNKSDSFDKVPLYRCKHCNKCYSAERSLQRHLLMHDEKKFVCNVCNMKFFRQDRLKSHRDRYGHDEDKDCSIPQKPPDDKSAIKLINSWIREELDSDNEGKGFPCEICGKSYDTKKSLLKHQTNAHDVQEENCASCGKECGCAVKRKGTRKSNEKVKIFTCMECNKTFEKEIKLQRHMRIHERTKEQQDSNFKRFLCHICSKTFRQNTGLMFHMRTHTGYKPHVCKYCGRGFTSNSNCINHERTHTGDRPFVCHFCSAAFAKSCTLKAHITTHTGEANYHCKTCGKSFRRLKYLKEHRFTHTGEKPYACKICGTAYSHSGSLFVHEKKCKAQYNNYQATPTPNTQDYGQPQGNVCASTPVIAPIVSTLPQSHLSNIGGSLSSQANKSYMDSVQRMNAHAAAAAAAAVVGTSSLHVHPSPDIPDVASAVRNIAIIGQKIAFPICSFHDGTYRLYVERGGNSNRVLYYRS from the exons ATGACAAACCGAAGTAACTATTTATGTCGCGTTTGTCTCTCGTCGAGCAACGATAATCAACGCATCTTTTCCACGAACGAAAGTGCGCACGAGACGAGAGACAAGAGCGTGCACGACTTGTCGGAAAAGATACGATTGTGCGGAGGTATCGAG GTTCTCGAGAACGACGGATTACCGGAGCATATCTGTATAAAATGTATCTCGAGGGTCAACGCGGCCCACGAACTCAGGGAACAATGTCAACGCGCGGATGCGAAGCTGAGAGAATTATATGGCAAAGCGATCAAGACTGGTAACGCTTTGAGATATGCCACG gATCAATATTGTCAAACCGACAAATGTTTTCAAGTTCTGACGGAAGAAGCAGACAGTCGTTCTTCTTTACGCAAGGACTTGGTCGTTTGTAATAACGACAGTTCTCCCCTGTCTCTAAAAAGTACTGTGCCAGTATCAAATGAATTCAACGATAATCCTAAGACCGATAATGAGATATCGCCGGATATGGATAATAAGTTTGAGCGGTCGATGCAAGAGTTATCTGTCGTCAAAAGAGAAGCTTATCGTACGAGAAGATTGACGATGTTCAAAAGAGTTACCTCGATGGAAAATTTGAGAAATCacaaagaaagacaaaggcagtatataaagaaaaatggtaaTGCGAAACACGACGCTGCTGAAAAAGACGGGCCTATAAATACTGAAAGCGCGTGTAATAAGGTAGCCAGAGTTTCTGTTGCGGATTCTGAATTAAATCTCGAATGTCCTCGATGTGACAGATCTTATTCCAGTAAGAAATCTTTGGAGAGGCATATTTTAACTCACGACGAAAAGGAACTCAAATGCGAAAAGTGCGAGAAACAATTCTTTCACGTCGACAAATTACTCCAACACGGTAAACATCACAGGTCGAAACAAAAGTCAAATTTGGTACCGTgcaaaatatgtaataaaagttttagGAAAACCGACACTATGGTACGGCATTTGAATGTTCACAAAAGAGTCAATCCTAAGGAAGTATTTTCtatattgaaagaaatcaGGGATAGGAGAAAGCTGGAAAACAGCGTGCAATCTTTAGagattaataatcgattagtCCCTTCCGTACAAGATCAGAAAAATGTAGAAGATAGAAAGGCGTTCGATAGCGGCGTCAACGatccgataaaaaatttaacgaaacaaGTATCGGACGCAGAggagaaaatcgataatttttatacgtcCAGTTCTGATTCTAATAGCGACAATAAATCCGATTCTTTCGACAAGGTACCACTTTATCGTTGCAAACATTGCAACAAATGTTATTCCGCGGAAAGGTCCCTTCAGCGTCATCTGTTGATGcacgacgaaaagaaatttgtatgcAATGTTTGTAACATGAAATTCTTTCGGCAGGACAGACTTAAGAGCCATAGAGACAGATATGGACACGACGAGGATAAAGATTGTTCTATACCTCAAAAACCACCGGACGACAAGTCGgccattaaattaataaacagtTGGATCAGAGAAGAATTAGATTCCGATAACGAAGGGAAGGGTTTCCCTTGCGAGATCTGTGGTAAATCTTACGACACGAAGAAATCGTTGTTGAAACATCAGACCAACGCTCACGATgtacaagaagaaaattgtgCAAGCTGCGGTAAGGAATGTGGGTGTGCTGTCAAGCGTAAAGGAACTCGGAAAAGTAACGAAAAGGTGAAAATTTTTACGTGCATGGAATGCAATAAAACCTTTGAAAAGGAAATCAAGTTACAAAGGCATATGCGAATACACGAACGTACGAAAGAACAACAAGATTCGAATTTCAAAAGGTTTTTGTGTCATATTTGTAGCAAAACTTTCAGACAAAATACAGGTCTTATGTTTCACATGAGAACCCATACAGGATACAAGCCTCATGTTTGTAAGTATTGCGGACGAGGATTTACGTCAAATTCAAATTGTATTAATCATGAGAGAACGCACACCGGCGACAGGCCATTCGTCTGCCACTTTTGTAGCGCTGCTTTTGCTAAATCTTGCACTCTCAAGGCGCACATCACTACGCATACCGGCGAAGCCAATTATCACTGCAAAACTTGCGGCAAGTCTTTCAGAAGATTAAAATACTTGAAGGAACATAGATTCACCCATACGGGGGAGAAACCGTATGCGTGCAAAATATGTGGCACGGCTTACAGCCATTCCGGGAGCTTGTTCGTTcacgaaaagaaatgtaaagcCCAGTACAATAATTATCAAGCCACGCCGACTCCAAATACGCAAGATTACGGACAACCTCAGGGAAATGTCTGCGCGAGCACGCCGGTTATTGCTCCTATTGTTTCAACGCTGCCGCAATCTCATTTAAGTAATATCGGTGGTAGTTTAAGTTCTCAAGCGAATAAAAGTTATATGGACAGCGTTCAAAGGATGAACGCGCATGCTGCTGCCGCCGCAGCTGCGGCCGTAGTCGGTACGTCTTCGTTGCATGTACATCCTAGTCCGGATATTCCAGACGTAGCATCGGCAGTAAGAAACATCGCTATCATCGGACAA AAAATCGCCTTTCCGATCTGCAGCTTTCACGATGGCACATATCGATTATATGTTGAGCGCGGAGGAAACTCTAACCGCGTACTTTATTACCGAAGTTAA
- the LOC122627828 gene encoding sphingosine-1-phosphate phosphatase 1-like: MWLIEIIEYLKSPHLVANIQEFFGIQINYKTKRSESFRLSDNKEQNGYIKMDIPFCREVALNELECSSNRYLMKLESPEFIIKNRFWYYLFLFGTELGDEIFYSAFIPFWFWNIDGAVGRKVILVWAVVMSIGQALKDVICWPRPACPPAVRLQNKWSEEYGMPSTHAMIGISIPFSVLIFTMNKYIYSFSIGCTIAFFWCMLICASRLYLGMHTVLDIIAGLLLAIMLMIPLVPLVDALDYYTVTNVWVLTLLILISVIAVVYYPCSNKWTPTRGDTTMVVSVTAGVHAGAWLNYKAGTLSLSLLPPPYDIIWPSYRMLGCMIFRTLLGFCSIIGTKAVCKSFCYTVICAILKVNSKELMKSENYLENKKKIFTDLVYKYLTCFMIGVNTVYLLPNIFAIIGIERSPFYTEF; encoded by the exons ATGTGGTTGATAGAAATTATCGAGTACTTAAAGAGCCCGCATCTCGTTGCTAACATACAGGAGTTTTTcggaatacaaataaattataaaactaagCGTTCCGAGAGTTTCAg gtTATCCGATAATAAGGAGCAAAatggatatattaaaatggaTATACCATTCTGCAGAGAAGTTGCGTTGAACGAACTCGAATGTTCCTCCAAtagatatttaatgaaattagaatCTCCAGAATTTATCATTAAGAATCGTTTTTGGTAttacttgtttttatttgGTACAGAATTAGgggatgaaattttttattccgcATTCATACCCTTTTGGTTTTGGAATATCGATGGCGCTGTCGGCCGGAAAGTGATCTTAGTATGGGCCGTTGTTATGAGCATTG GACAAGCATTGAAAGATGTGATTTGTTGGCCAAGACCGGCTTGTCCACCAGCCGTCAGATTGCAAAACAAATGGTCCGAAGAATATGGAATGCCGTCGACTCACGCTATGATCGGAATTTCAATTCCTTTCAGCGTACTGATATTTACCATGAACAAATACATCTATTCGTTTTCAATTGGTTGCACGATAGCTTTCTTCTG GTGTATGCTTATCTGCGCGAGTCGACTCTATTTGGGAATGCATACGGTATTGGATATTATAGCGGGACTGCTATTAGCTATCATGCTGATGATTCCATTGGTACCTCTAGTAGATGCATTAGATTATTATACCGTTACTAACGTCTGGGTTTTAAcacttttaatattaattagcgTCATCGCTGTGGTTTATTATCCGTGTAGCAATAAATGGACGCCAACTCG CGGCGACACAACTATGGTTGTTTCTGTAACTGCTGGAGTTCACGCAGGAGCATGGTTAAATTATAAGGCGGGCACGCTTTCACTTTCGCTTCTTCCACCACCATACGATATTATTTGGCCATCCTATCGTATGTTAGGATGTATGATTTTTAGAACGTTACTTGGTTTCTGTAGTATCATTGGAACGAAGGCTGTTTGTAAATCGTTTTGTTATACCGTAATATGTGCCATACTTAAAGTCAATTCTAAAGAGCTGATGAAAAGTGAAAACTATttggaaaataagaaaaaaattttcaccGATCTAGTCTATAAATATCTAACTTGTTTCATGATAGGTGTGAATACGGTATATCTTTTGCCAAATATCTTTGCTATAATTGGCATCGAACGGTCACCATTCTATACAGAGTTCTAA
- the LOC122627848 gene encoding PIH1 domain-containing protein 1-like codes for MISDKTLLDIDDTMLRKNLLLSENKHEYDIDEILKQQFETKPKCIIIHPLPGVCVKTKTDTGEKVFLNICTTTKIPEPEDISEEKLISLLDEETPAYSIPMSIGEERLEPDKGGTLCVTHDVAINKNYFEKCQTKRSFWLFTISVIIEGVSHKFGRSLDSKTCIILKNRKVMGTIQSQRIDDREARKVLPTPKKPLIQEISSSSKSDCNRSATLVPLQNNREEFTTYDYVILKEPLKGIARRLIGLFYIPKGVSSKDLNVLVDADHIIITTNENNFAYDVYMPYTIKLDETESFFDKDYRVLRLNMPIENK; via the exons ATGATAAGTGATAAAACGTTGCTTGATATCGATGATACGATGTTGaggaaaaatttattgttatct GAAAATAAACATGAATATGATAtagatgaaatattaaaacaacaGTTTGAAACGAAACCTAAATGCATTATTATTCATCCTTTACCTG GCGTTtgtgtaaaaacaaaaacggaTACAGGTGAAAAagtgtttttaaatatatgcaCGACGACTAAAATACCCGAACCAGAGGATATATCggaagagaaattaatttctcttttggaCGAGGAAACACCTGCTTATTCTATACCGATGAGTATTGGCGAAGAGAGATTAGAACCCGATAAAG GTGGTACCTTGTGCGTGACTCATGACGTTGcgataaataagaattattttgaaaaatgtcaAACTAAACGTTCCTTCTGGTTATTTACGATATCCGTTATAATCGAAGGTGTATCGCATAAATTTGGTAGATCTCTGGATTCCAAAACTTGCATTATTCTGAAAAACCGAAAA GTCATGGGTACAATTCAGTCGCAACGTATTGATGATCGTGAAGCGCGTAAAGTATTACCAACGCCTAAAAAACCATTAATTCAGGAAATATCAAGTTCTTCAAAGAGCGACTGTAATCGGTCAGCCACCCTGGTACCGCTGCAAAATAATCGTGAAGAATTTACGACTTACGATTACGTAATATTGAAAGAACCTTTGAAAGGAATTGCAAGGCGTTTAATtggtttattttatatacccaAAGGG GTATCTAGTAAAGATTTAAATGTGCTTGTCGACGCtgatcatataattattacaacgaATGAGAACAATTTCGCATACGATGTTTATATGCCGTACACTATAAAGTTGGACGAAACCGaaagtttcttcgataaaGATTACAGA GTTTTGCGATTAAATATGccgattgaaaataaataa